The window CGTCCAGGAACTGCGGTTGCCGCGGGCGCTCACCGGGCTGCTGGCCGGGTTCGCGTTCGGCGCGTCCGGCGCGGTGTTCCAGACGATCACCCGCAACCCGCTGGCCGGCCCGGACATGATCGGCATCAACGCCGGCGCGGCGACGGCGGTGGTCGCGGGGATCGCGTTCGGCTTCGGCGGCGGGCTCGGCACCACCACACTCGGCCTCCTCGGTGGCCTCTTCACCGCGCTGCTGGTGTACGCGCTGGCGTGGCGGCGCGGCACCACCGGGTACCGGATCCTGCTGGTGGGCATCGGGATCTTCGCGATGTGCACCAGCCTCACCGACTACCTGCTCAGCAAGGCGCAGATCACCGAGGCGCAGGCGTCGATCGGCTGGCTGGTGGGCAATCTCGCCAACCGCGGCTGGGAGCACGTCGTCCCGTTGTCCTGCGCGCTCGTCGTGCTGTTCCCGCTGGTGCTGGCGCTGGCGCGGTGGATGGGCACGTTGTCGCTCGGTGACGACGTGGCCGCCGGGCTCGGCACGCCGGTGCAGCCGGTCCGGCTCGGCCTGCTGCTGGCCGGCGCCGGGATGGTCGCGTTCGCGACGGCGTCGGCGGGCCCGATCTCGTTCGTCGCGCTGACCGCGCCGCAGGTCGCGCAGCGGCTCGCCCGGCTGTCGACGCCGCCGATCACGGCGTCCGCGCTCACCGGCGCGGTCGTGGTGCTGGGCAGCGACCTCATCGCGCGTTCGCTGACCGCGTCGGCGCTGCCGGTCGGCATCGTGACCGGCGTGCTCGGCGCCCCACTGCTGCTCTGGCTGCTGGCCAGGGCCAACCGATCCGGTTCCGGAGGCTGAGAAGATGACACCGTCCCTGCGCGTGCAGGACCTGCGCGTGGCCTACGACGACCGGGTCGTCATCGACGGTCTCGACCTCGACATCCCCGGGGGGCAGATCACGGCGATCGTCGGGCCGAACGCGTGCGGGAAGTCGACGCTGCTGCGCACGCTGGCCCGGTTGCTCACGCCGAAGTCGGGCGGGGTGTACCTCGACGGCCGGTCGATCCACGATCTGCCGACGCGCCAGGTCGCCCAGCGGCTCGGGATCCTGCCGCAGTCGCCGGTGGCGCCCGAGGGCATGACGGTGGCCGACCTCGTCGGCCGCGGCCGCGCCCCGCACCAGAGCTGGTGGCGCCAATGGTCCACATCGGACGAAGGCGCGGTCGCTTCCGCGTTGGCGGCCACCCAGACGACCGACCTGGCCGACCGCCCGGTGGACGAGCTGTCCGGCGGCCAGCGGCAACGCGCGTGGATCGCGATGGCGGTCGCGCAGGGCACGCCGGTGCTGCTGCTGGACGAGCCCACGACGTACCTGGATCTGGCGCACCAGATCGACGTGCTCGACCTGGTCGTCGACCTCAACCGCGGTGAAGGCCGGACGGTGGTCATGGTGCTGCACGACCTGCCCCAGGCCTGCCGCTACGCCGACCACGTGATCGCGATGAAGTCCGGGCGGATCGTGGCGTCGGGCAAGCCGGTGGAGGTCATCACCGAAGAACTGGTCGACGAGGTCTTCGACGTCCGCTGCCAGGTGACGCCGGATCCGGTGAGCGGCACGCCGATGGTGATCCCGATCAGCCGGCACCACCCGGCGCCGGTCGACTAGCGCTATCCTGGGCTCTCGCCGACTCCGGCACTCCCCTTCCAGAAAGCTGGTTCTTGTGTACGTGCTGCCCGAAAAGACCGCCGGCCCCGAGCGCGAGCTGCTCGAGGCCATGCTCGACCGCAACCGGCTCGCCCTCGTCGAGAACGCGCGCGGCCTGTCGGAAGCCGACGCCCGGCGGCGGCTGGTCTCGTCCCTGACCACGCCGATCAGCCTGGTCAAGCACGCCGCCGTCGCCGAGCGCCGCTGGTTCCAGTGGCTGGTGGCCGGGCTGAGCGAAGCGGAGTGCGACGGCCCGTCGACCCCCGGCGACCCGAGTTTCGCGGTCGCCGACGGCGAGACGGTGGCCGACGTGATCGCCGAATACGAGCGGACGAGCGCGCGCTCCCGCGAGATCGCGGCAGGCTGCTCGCTCGACGACCGGTGGACGCACCCGGTCGTCGGCGAGGTCACCCTGCGGTTCATCTACCTGTTCCTGATCGAGGAGTTCGCCCGCCACACCGGCCACGGCGACATCCTCCGGGAGCAGATCACCGCGCGCTGACCGCGTACTCCGCCACCGGTTCGGCCGCCACCCGGCGGTCCACAACGGACTGCAGGATCTCCCCCACCCGCACCGCGGTGTTCGACAGCAGCGACGACGTGATCCCGTGCGTGTGCTCGGTGCCGCCCTGCAGGTAGATCCCGCCGCGCAGGGGCGGCTCCGTCGTGAGCCGGTAGTCGCGCTCGACGCGGAGGCGGCCTTCGCCGTCGCGCAGGCAGCGTGGGCCCAGCTCGCCGAGCAGCGGCGTCGGGTCCGCGGGCCGGTAGCCGGTCGCGTACACCACCGCGTCGGCCTGGAGCACGGTGCGCTCGCCGCCGGTCAGGGACTCGACCGTCACCGTGCCCGCGTCCGTCACCGCCACCGGCCGCGAGACGTTGAACAGCCGCAGCCGTTCGACGCCGAGCACCTTTTCGCGGTAGACCCGGCGGTACAGCTCGTCGATCAGGTCGAGGTCGACGGCCGAATAGTTCG of the Amycolatopsis sp. NBC_01488 genome contains:
- a CDS encoding FecCD family ABC transporter permease, which translates into the protein MSLLQVRRDRVTFRVGAVSGRVRPRLLLVSVVLAVLVFALFCVGMTIGDVPMTVSDVLSGLFGGGDSGNAYIVQELRLPRALTGLLAGFAFGASGAVFQTITRNPLAGPDMIGINAGAATAVVAGIAFGFGGGLGTTTLGLLGGLFTALLVYALAWRRGTTGYRILLVGIGIFAMCTSLTDYLLSKAQITEAQASIGWLVGNLANRGWEHVVPLSCALVVLFPLVLALARWMGTLSLGDDVAAGLGTPVQPVRLGLLLAGAGMVAFATASAGPISFVALTAPQVAQRLARLSTPPITASALTGAVVVLGSDLIARSLTASALPVGIVTGVLGAPLLLWLLARANRSGSGG
- a CDS encoding ABC transporter ATP-binding protein, translated to MTPSLRVQDLRVAYDDRVVIDGLDLDIPGGQITAIVGPNACGKSTLLRTLARLLTPKSGGVYLDGRSIHDLPTRQVAQRLGILPQSPVAPEGMTVADLVGRGRAPHQSWWRQWSTSDEGAVASALAATQTTDLADRPVDELSGGQRQRAWIAMAVAQGTPVLLLDEPTTYLDLAHQIDVLDLVVDLNRGEGRTVVMVLHDLPQACRYADHVIAMKSGRIVASGKPVEVITEELVDEVFDVRCQVTPDPVSGTPMVIPISRHHPAPVD
- a CDS encoding DinB family protein, yielding MYVLPEKTAGPERELLEAMLDRNRLALVENARGLSEADARRRLVSSLTTPISLVKHAAVAERRWFQWLVAGLSEAECDGPSTPGDPSFAVADGETVADVIAEYERTSARSREIAAGCSLDDRWTHPVVGEVTLRFIYLFLIEEFARHTGHGDILREQITAR